A stretch of Halocalculus aciditolerans DNA encodes these proteins:
- a CDS encoding DUF6757 family protein, giving the protein MRCHYCDSNADLSVEKDGVRVALCEDHFQDRLDELADSDALAELREQLDIDRA; this is encoded by the coding sequence ATGCGGTGTCACTACTGCGACTCCAACGCCGACCTCTCCGTCGAGAAGGACGGCGTCCGCGTCGCACTCTGTGAAGACCACTTCCAGGACCGCCTGGACGAACTGGCCGACTCCGACGCGCTCGCCGAACTCCGAGAGCAACTCGACATCGACCGAGCCTGA